Below is a genomic region from Phragmites australis chromosome 20, lpPhrAust1.1, whole genome shotgun sequence.
GATCGTTTGTACTTGCTGCATGTTGCTGAGGCCCCTTGGAAGCTCTCCCCCGAGCTGGTTGCGCGACAGGTTCAGTGTCAACTTGACAATGCCGGCGACTTCCTCGGGTATCACACCGGTAAACCGGTTGCTTGAGAGGTCAAGGCCCATCAGGCTGGCGCAGCGGCCGAGGCTCGTCGGTATCTCCCCGGAGAGCCTGTTCCTCTGCAGGGAGAGAAAGCTGAGCTGGACAAGGCTCCCGATGCTGTTCGGGATGCTTCCCGACAGCGCGTTGCCTGACAGGTCCAGTTCGCCGAGGCGCGAGGCGTTGGCGATGCACGGCGGGATCTCACCCATCAAGGCGTTGTCGGACAGGCTGAGCTGCTGCAGGCTCGGCAACCGGCAGAGGGACTCTGGGATCGTCCCGTTCAGCATGTTGCTCGACAAGTTCATCAGCGTCATGTTGATCACGTCCCCGATGTCCGCCGGGATCGGGCCCTCGATGGCGTTCATCTCCAGGTTGAGGTGCCACATGATCGGCGGGAGCATCGAGCCGAGTCGGCTTGGGAGCCGCCCACCCATCCTCACAGCGCCGGCCTCGACCTCCTGAATGCACGAGCAGTTCGACAGCGCGGCGAAGAAGGGCTCTAGGTTGCTGTTGCCGTCATGGCTCCAGAACCGGTTGTTGGACAAATGCAGGTACTTGAGGTACTTCTTGCCCGATATGATGCTGGTCGGCAGCTCGTCAGCGAGGGAGTTGTTCTCCACGTCCAGCGTCAGTAGAATCGTGCAGTTGGCGAGCCACCGTGGAAGTGTCCCTGTCAGCCTGTTCGAGTAGAGGTTGAGGACGACAAAACTGTCGGCGAGGGTGCCTGAGGCGGCGCGGGGGATCTCGCCGGACAGGTCGTTGTCGCCAAGGTCCGCAACGCCCAGCTTGGTGCAGTTTAAGAAGATGGCCGCCGGGATGGGGCCTGACAGGTGGTTATACTCGAGGCTGAGGTAGTACATGCCACTCAGCTCGGCAagggacggcggcacgccgccgcgGAGCTGGTTATTGCCGAGTTCAAGCACGCCAAGGTTGCGGAGGTTGGAGAGCTCGGCTGGAATCGGCCCCGTGAGGAGATTGCTAGACATGCAGAGATTCTTGAGGCTCGTGAGGTTGCCAATGGCCGTTGGGATGGCGCCGGATATGTTGTTGTTGGACATGTCGAGGCTCCGGAGGCGCGACAGATTGCCGACCACAGGAGGGATGGCACCGGAGATGTGGTTGTCGGACATCACGAGGCTCTCGAGGCGCGTGAGGTTGCCGACGGCTGGCGGCACGGCACCGGAGATGCTGTTGTTGGACAGGTCGAGGCTCCGGAGGTGCGAGAGCTCGCCGATGACCGGTGGGATGGACCCGGAGATGCTCATGTTGGCGAGCGTAAGGCCCACGACGTGCTCCCGCCGCCAGTCGCAGGTGACGCCGGTGAAGCCGCAGACGTGGCCGTTGGACTCATTCCAGTCAGCCAACGCCGCCGGCGACGGCAGCGTGAGCCCGCGCTTCAGTGCCAACAGAGTGGCCTTCTCCTGCAGCAGGAcctgccgccaccgcctccgcaCAACTGCGTCCCGCTCATCCGCCGCCGacacgaggaggaagaggagcagaATAACCGCTGGTTTCACGACCATGGGGACTCTCATCCTGTCCTCGACGGAGGGCACTTGTGCCCCGGCGATGGCCGGACCTACACCTACTAGCTAGGCAGCTAGGCTACTACAGAGCAGTAGACAGTAGTATCTCTCTCATCCGCTAGCTAGAGATCAATCAAGCTTGGGCAAcgaccagagagagagagagagagagagagagagagaaggtgtTGAAGACGCAGGCCTTGCCGAAAACAAAGATGGAGAAGGGTGGAATGGCCTTATGGAAGGCGCAAACGTTTCCGGGGCGGCCATGATTGCGCTGCCGCACGACGCGCGGCTTTTTCGCATGGGTTTGTGCTTGATGAGTGGGCTGGGGAGCGCGCGCGAGCCAGTCGGGAGCTAGTGTGCGCGGCCGCGCGGGGTGACAGCGACGGAGGCGAAAAGGACGGGTCCGGGAGCGGTGGTGGGCTCCGGCAAGGACAGCGCTGGAGATTGTGGGAGAGGGATGGCAACAGGGCTGTGGGATCTCAGATGTGCCGCCGCACTCGCGCGCGCCAGTAGGTCAGTGCAGGCTGCATGCTCTGCTT
It encodes:
- the LOC133902463 gene encoding putative leucine-rich repeat receptor-like serine/threonine-protein kinase At2g24130 produces the protein MRVPMVVKPAVILLLFLLVSAADERDAVVRRRWRQVLLQEKATLLALKRGLTLPSPAALADWNESNGHVCGFTGVTCDWRREHVVGLTLANMSISGSIPPVIGELSHLRSLDLSNNSISGAVPPAVGNLTRLESLVMSDNHISGAIPPVVGNLSRLRSLDMSNNNISGAIPTAIGNLTSLKNLCMSSNLLTGPIPAELSNLRNLGVLELGNNQLRGGVPPSLAELSGMYYLSLEYNHLSGPIPAAIFLNCTKLGVADLGDNDLSGEIPRAASGTLADSFVVLNLYSNRLTGTLPRWLANCTILLTLDVENNSLADELPTSIISGKKYLKYLHLSNNRFWSHDGNSNLEPFFAALSNCSCIQEVEAGAVRMGGRLPSRLGSMLPPIMWHLNLEMNAIEGPIPADIGDVINMTLMNLSSNMLNGTIPESLCRLPSLQQLSLSDNALMGEIPPCIANASRLGELDLSGNALSGSIPNSIGSLVQLSFLSLQRNRLSGEIPTSLGRCASLMGLDLSSNRFTGVIPEEVAGIVKLTLNLSRNQLGGELPRGLSNMQQVQTIDLSWNNFTGEIFAGLSGCVELTVLDLSHNSLTGVLPWSFGGLQSLETLDVSNNSLNGEIPVSLIKCTGLKHLNLSYNNFSGVVPSTDAFARFSFLSYLGNRRLCGPVVRRGCGRHHRTWYQSRKFLVVMCVSTAALAFALTILCAVSVRKIRERLAAMREEVFRGRRSCGSSPVMKYKYPRITYRELVEVTDEFSADRLVGTGSYGQVYRGTLRDGTMVAVKVLQLQTGNSTKSFNRECQVLKRIRHRNLMRIITACSLPDFKALVLPFMANGSLERCLYAGPPAELSLVQRVNICSDIAEGMAYLHHHSPVKVIHCDLKPSNVLINDDMTALVSDFGISRLVMSIGGVANTAEVGASTVNILCGSIGYIPPEYGYGSSPTTKGDVYSFGVLVLEMVTRRKPTDDMFEAGLSLPKWVKNRHHGRADDVVDPALARMVRDQTPEVRRMSDVAIGELLELGTFCTQEHASERPTMMDAADDLERLKRYIGGDTTATFASSVGFSSTTFEDID